The nucleotide window ATACTTAAATGAACATTCCCTCCTGAATCATTTCGTAAAACTTTTTGACCAGCTCTAAATTTTTGTACAGTGGAAATAGTATCTTGAACTAAAGTTCCTTCTTTTACTGAAGGTAATAAACCTTTAGGTCCAAGAATTTTCCCCAATACTAAAAGTTTAGGCATGCAACTTTGTGCTGAAATAATTAAATCAAAATCTAATCAACCAGATCTAATCTTGTCGATTATATCTTCATTTCCTAAATAGTCAATGTTATATTTTTCTTTATCTGATTCACCTAATTTATCATCAAAAACCAACAATTTTAAGGGTCTTTTAATTACTGGATGAGGTAATAAATAATTTAATTTAATATTTTGATCATTTTTTTTGGAATGTATAGATAAGTGGAAAACTACATCTATACTTTCAACAAAAGAATCTTTCTTATTATTTTTTATCTCATTTAATATTTCTTTTAATTCCATTATTCTTGAGAAACTTTAATTCCCATTTGTTTAGCTGTTCCCAAAATCATTGCTACCATACTTTCAAGAGAAGTTGTATTGGAATCAACTAATTTATATTTTGCAATTTCTTCAATTTGCGAAAGAGTTAAAG belongs to Mycoplasma parvum str. Indiana and includes:
- a CDS encoding 50S ribosomal protein L1; amino-acid sequence: MELKEILNEIKNNKKDSFVESIDVVFHLSIHSKKNDQNIKLNYLLPHPVIKRPLKLLVFDDKLGESDKEKYNIDYLGNEDIIDKIRSGWLDFDLIISAQSCMPKLLVLGKILGPKGLLPSVKEGTLVQDTISTVQKFRAGQKVLRNDSGGNVHLSIGRVDFEIDQLVENFDYLLKLIKSKKPASIKKNYIKKISFSSTMGKSFKLDSKAFI